In the Brassica napus cultivar Da-Ae chromosome A7, Da-Ae, whole genome shotgun sequence genome, one interval contains:
- the LOC106430310 gene encoding CLAVATA3/ESR (CLE)-related protein 41-like → MATSNDQTKTISSHSHTLLLLIIFLSFILFINLAIPVTHHRSTSMVAPFKRVLLEPSVPASSTMDLHPKARTRRSHTSRRREFANDAHKVPSGPNPISN, encoded by the coding sequence ATGGCAACATCAAATGACCAAACCAAAACTATATCATCACATTCTCatactcttcttcttttaatcaTATTCTTATCTTTCATTCTCTTCATCAACCTTGCAATCCCCGTGACTCATCATCGGTCCACATCTATGGTTGCTCCCTTCAAGAGGGTTCTTCTCGAACCTTCTGTTCCAGCTTCATCAACAATGGATCTGCATCCAAAGGCTCGCACACGTCGCAGCCATACTTCTAGAAGGAGAGAGTTTGCAAATGATGCTCATAAAGTTCCTAGTGGTCCAAACCCTATTTCTAACTAG